In a single window of the Caulobacter soli genome:
- a CDS encoding OmpA family protein translates to MRNYHFKQGRYGAMLTLQDTLFKTGSAALRPGMEAQLKPLAGYLRANPRTRLRIDGFTDSVGSTAANLTLSRDRAQAVADALAVMGVDRGRLRLEGHGEALPTATNATPDGRRLNRRVEVSLIDQQAKTFN, encoded by the coding sequence ATGCGCAACTACCATTTCAAGCAAGGGCGCTACGGCGCGATGCTGACGCTGCAGGATACGTTGTTCAAGACCGGCAGCGCCGCCCTGCGTCCGGGCATGGAGGCCCAATTGAAGCCTCTGGCGGGCTATCTGCGCGCCAATCCTCGCACGCGGCTGCGGATCGACGGCTTCACCGACTCGGTCGGCTCAACGGCGGCGAACCTCACCCTGTCGCGCGACCGCGCCCAAGCCGTCGCCGACGCATTGGCGGTGATGGGAGTCGATCGCGGGCGGTTGCGCCTGGAAGGTCACGGCGAAGCCCTGCCTACCGCCACCAACGCCACGCCGGATGGCCGTCGCCTCAATCGCCGCGTCGAGGTGAGCCTGATCGACCAACAGGCCAAGACCTTCAACTGA
- a CDS encoding OmpH family outer membrane protein: protein MIEWRGIFRRAGHVAAGVVALGGLYGSAHAQARPQPVRIAYGAAPAGVCLFSLSMALGGSRAGQDGTQRLQQLQASIKTELDQEEGAILAQTRTLQAQSKTMPAGQYQQAAAQLQQRAQAFLRLRQTRENQIVQTRVNAERQISAAINPILSNLVTARQCGVLLDRGAAYGFNGNADLTSDVIQRVNVSLPQVQVVLAPPTAAP, encoded by the coding sequence ATGATCGAATGGCGCGGAATTTTTCGGCGAGCGGGGCATGTCGCCGCCGGGGTTGTCGCCCTCGGCGGACTCTACGGCTCGGCTCATGCCCAGGCGCGGCCGCAGCCGGTCCGCATCGCCTACGGCGCCGCGCCGGCCGGCGTCTGCCTCTTCTCTCTCAGCATGGCCTTGGGCGGCTCGCGCGCCGGCCAGGACGGCACCCAGCGACTTCAGCAGCTCCAGGCGTCGATTAAGACCGAGCTCGATCAGGAAGAAGGCGCCATTCTGGCCCAGACACGCACGCTTCAGGCCCAAAGCAAGACCATGCCGGCCGGCCAGTATCAGCAAGCCGCCGCGCAGCTGCAGCAGCGGGCCCAGGCCTTCCTGCGTCTGCGTCAGACCCGGGAGAACCAGATCGTCCAGACGCGCGTGAACGCCGAACGCCAGATCAGCGCCGCGATCAATCCCATCCTTTCCAACCTGGTGACGGCGCGCCAATGCGGCGTGCTTCTGGACCGCGGAGCCGCCTATGGCTTCAACGGCAACGCCGACCTGACCAGCGACGTGATCCAGCGCGTGAACGTCTCCCTGCCGCAGGTCCAGGTCGTCCTGGCTCCGCCGACCGCCGCGCCCTAG
- a CDS encoding OmpA family protein: MIKRLVLGLAATVAAHATAFAADPAFRAVADPSVSFPDISHATLKQGVFPNRANLRMIAPGMTKDQVYLLLGVPHFHEGVFGVHRWNYILNFYTGAGDEHITCQFQIRYDAHMRIDGAWWKGQQCADLDRAPVAMVRNDPPAPVYAPPEPRPTSPPERSFVVYFAFDGSDVSAPGEQVLRAAAEAASTGPSSIALVSHTDTSGDAAYNLALSERRSRAVLDALVALGVPAGRIRAEAVGESDPAVPTADGVKEPLNRRTTLIIGS; the protein is encoded by the coding sequence ATGATCAAAAGACTCGTTCTAGGGCTGGCCGCCACGGTCGCCGCCCACGCCACGGCCTTCGCCGCCGATCCGGCCTTCCGGGCCGTGGCGGATCCGAGCGTCTCGTTCCCGGACATCAGCCACGCGACGCTGAAGCAAGGTGTGTTCCCCAACCGCGCCAATCTTCGGATGATCGCGCCGGGCATGACCAAGGATCAGGTCTATCTGCTGCTGGGTGTTCCCCACTTCCACGAGGGCGTGTTCGGCGTTCACCGCTGGAACTACATCCTGAACTTCTACACCGGCGCCGGCGACGAGCACATCACCTGCCAGTTCCAGATCCGCTACGACGCGCACATGCGCATCGACGGAGCCTGGTGGAAGGGCCAGCAATGCGCGGACCTGGATCGCGCGCCCGTGGCGATGGTCAGGAACGATCCGCCCGCGCCGGTCTATGCGCCTCCCGAGCCGCGACCCACGTCGCCGCCCGAACGGAGCTTCGTCGTCTATTTCGCGTTCGACGGCAGCGACGTGTCGGCGCCCGGCGAGCAGGTGCTCAGGGCGGCGGCCGAGGCCGCATCGACGGGGCCGTCGAGCATCGCGCTTGTGAGCCATACCGATACTTCCGGCGACGCGGCCTACAATCTGGCGCTCTCCGAACGGCGCTCCCGCGCGGTGCTGGATGCGCTGGTGGCGCTGGGCGTGCCCGCCGGCCGGATCCGCGCTGAGGCCGTGGGCGAAAGCGATCCCGCCGTGCCGACCGCCGACGGGGTCAAGGAGCCCCTGAACCGGCGCACCACGCTGATCATCGGGTCCTGA
- a CDS encoding response regulator transcription factor — protein sequence MRVGVVESDPSWARLVADTLSESGHFCHLFDNGRDFVRHLSWNAFDLTIIDIDFSGVPGLDLIDWVRHEARSWVLVLALTESSTETEVSAILDVGADDVMCKPFTTKAMMSRVNAMTRRMNSSISNDDEIYDGFRFIKSTESIIRNGVEFNLTSKEFHLALTMFKRMSQPLSRAFLLESVWGRDPNLPTRTLDAHISRIRQKLALTPERGYRISPVYSLGYRLDAVRVGNEYPI from the coding sequence GTGCGGGTCGGGGTAGTTGAAAGTGATCCTTCTTGGGCGCGCTTGGTTGCGGACACGCTTTCGGAGAGTGGTCATTTTTGTCATCTCTTCGACAACGGGCGCGATTTTGTCCGTCATCTGAGCTGGAACGCGTTCGACCTCACGATTATCGACATCGATTTCTCGGGCGTCCCAGGACTGGACCTGATCGATTGGGTCAGACACGAGGCGAGATCGTGGGTTTTGGTGTTAGCGTTAACCGAGAGTTCGACCGAGACCGAGGTCTCCGCGATCCTGGACGTCGGCGCGGATGACGTCATGTGCAAGCCCTTCACCACGAAGGCCATGATGTCTCGCGTCAACGCGATGACACGTAGAATGAACAGCTCGATATCGAATGATGACGAGATCTATGATGGATTTCGTTTCATTAAATCCACGGAATCCATCATTCGAAATGGAGTCGAGTTTAATCTGACCTCGAAGGAATTCCATTTGGCGTTAACGATGTTCAAGAGGATGTCGCAACCTCTGTCGCGAGCGTTCCTTCTGGAATCGGTCTGGGGGCGAGACCCAAATCTGCCCACCAGAACATTGGATGCCCATATTTCGAGAATCCGGCAGAAGCTGGCCCTGACGCCGGAGCGAGGTTATCGGATTTCTCCCGTCTATAGCCTGGGATACCGTTTGGACGCCGTGCGGGTGGGAAATGAGTATCCAATCTAG
- a CDS encoding Ca2+-dependent phosphoinositide-specific phospholipase C, with amino-acid sequence MSRLHVSLAALLALSAAPAFAEEAANLSPDLKVNQLQVLGTHNSYAMPVDKRLLTIVDPILGRVTSQLATKLPPQEWALFREEHPNDVIVSDGLSYDHPDLTTQLNEGMRSLEIDVNPDPKGGNFADPAGYRALRAQGVGDLLPFDAKVMSQPGYKVLHIPDIDFRSHCPTLKQCLTQVRDWSDAHPDHVPLFLVLEAKVSDLPVFPNPTYTVPFTPALFDDLDQEILSVLDRRRLITPDDVRGAYPTLNAAIRAGAWPTLKAARGKIMILMITATGEAATQGYLDGHPSLKGRVAFLRAEPGQDHAAFLMFDNALVRQTQIQDYVRQGYIVRARSDIETFEAKTNDMTRADAAFASGAQVVSTDFEHPGNAYGTPYVVRLPGGGVARLNPLNAPGSR; translated from the coding sequence ATGTCCCGGCTCCACGTCTCGCTCGCCGCCCTGTTGGCCTTGAGCGCCGCTCCGGCCTTCGCCGAAGAAGCCGCCAACCTCAGCCCCGACCTGAAGGTCAACCAGCTGCAGGTGCTGGGCACCCACAACAGCTACGCCATGCCGGTCGACAAGCGCCTGCTGACCATCGTCGATCCGATCCTGGGCCGCGTGACGAGCCAGCTGGCCACCAAGCTGCCGCCGCAGGAGTGGGCGCTGTTTCGCGAGGAGCACCCCAATGACGTCATCGTCAGCGACGGCCTGAGCTACGACCACCCCGACCTGACGACCCAGCTGAACGAGGGCATGCGCAGCCTGGAGATCGACGTCAATCCGGACCCCAAGGGCGGCAACTTCGCCGATCCCGCCGGCTATCGCGCGCTGCGCGCCCAGGGCGTCGGCGACCTCCTGCCCTTCGACGCCAAGGTCATGAGCCAGCCGGGCTACAAGGTGCTGCACATCCCCGACATCGACTTCCGCAGCCACTGTCCGACGCTGAAGCAGTGCCTGACCCAGGTGCGCGACTGGTCGGACGCCCATCCCGACCACGTGCCGCTGTTCCTGGTGCTGGAAGCCAAGGTCTCGGACCTGCCCGTCTTCCCCAACCCGACCTACACCGTGCCGTTCACCCCGGCGCTGTTCGACGACCTGGACCAGGAGATCCTGTCGGTCCTGGACCGCCGTCGCCTGATCACCCCCGACGACGTGCGCGGCGCCTATCCCACCCTGAACGCGGCGATCCGGGCCGGCGCCTGGCCGACGCTGAAGGCGGCGCGCGGCAAGATCATGATCCTGATGATCACCGCCACCGGCGAGGCCGCCACTCAGGGCTATCTGGACGGCCACCCCTCGCTGAAGGGCCGCGTCGCCTTCCTGCGCGCCGAGCCGGGCCAGGACCACGCCGCCTTCCTGATGTTCGACAACGCCCTGGTCCGCCAGACGCAGATCCAGGACTACGTCCGCCAGGGCTATATCGTTCGGGCCCGGTCGGACATCGAGACCTTTGAGGCCAAGACCAACGACATGACCCGCGCCGACGCCGCCTTCGCCAGCGGCGCCCAGGTGGTGTCGACCGACTTCGAGCATCCGGGCAACGCCTACGGCACGCCCTATGTCGTTCGCCTGCCCGGCGGCGGTGTGGCGCGGCTCAACCCGTTGAACGCCCCGGGTTCTCGCTGA